The following coding sequences are from one Leptolyngbya sp. NIES-3755 window:
- a CDS encoding glycosyl transferase family 2 (similar to AA sequence:cyanobase_aa:PCC7424_4579), translating to MVTKITVVLPIYNVEAFIEKTVQSVLDQTYPHFEVLLVNDGSLDRSIEICQQFTDPRIKILHQENQGPAAARNLGIRHAQGEYVAFLDGDDLWDKNKLLKHIEHLDRNPEVGVSFCPSRFIDDRGNDMRLLQLTKMTDITPIDLLCRTPIGNGSVPVIRRSTLEQIEFVNVAGEICYFNPDRRLHPSEDVECWVRIALKTGCKFEGVPEALTLYRISSQSYSAQLMKKLHSWEAMLQDLESWSPREAAEWNAPAMAYQYRHLARRAVSLRDGAMAIDLIHQSLSTYSTILIEEPHRTLQTLFAAYLLRALPKQLYQGFEAIAVQITGALQRYRMSSALQVKSTGLG from the coding sequence ATGGTCACTAAAATTACGGTTGTCCTCCCGATTTACAACGTCGAAGCGTTTATAGAAAAAACGGTTCAATCTGTCCTAGACCAAACCTATCCGCACTTCGAGGTGCTTTTGGTGAATGACGGATCACTCGATCGCAGTATCGAAATTTGCCAACAGTTCACTGATCCGCGAATCAAGATTTTGCATCAAGAGAATCAAGGACCCGCAGCGGCTCGAAATTTAGGAATTCGTCATGCTCAAGGCGAATATGTTGCGTTCCTAGACGGCGATGACTTATGGGACAAAAACAAGCTACTGAAACATATCGAACATCTCGATCGTAATCCTGAAGTCGGTGTGAGTTTTTGCCCGTCTCGCTTCATCGACGATCGCGGGAACGATATGAGATTGTTACAACTCACGAAGATGACCGACATTACCCCGATCGATTTGCTTTGTCGAACTCCAATCGGGAATGGCTCAGTTCCGGTGATTCGTCGATCGACTCTAGAACAAATCGAGTTTGTGAATGTTGCGGGAGAGATCTGCTATTTCAATCCCGATCGACGCTTGCACCCCTCTGAAGATGTCGAATGCTGGGTGAGAATTGCCCTAAAAACAGGCTGTAAGTTTGAAGGCGTTCCAGAAGCTCTGACGCTTTATCGAATTAGTTCTCAGAGCTATTCAGCCCAGCTAATGAAGAAACTCCACTCTTGGGAAGCGATGCTGCAAGATTTGGAAAGCTGGTCGCCCCGTGAAGCCGCAGAATGGAACGCGCCCGCGATGGCATATCAGTATCGGCATCTGGCAAGACGAGCCGTTTCATTACGGGATGGAGCAATGGCGATCGATCTAATTCATCAATCGCTCTCGACCTACAGCACAATTTTGATCGAAGAACCTCATCGAACTTTGCAAACACTCTTTGCGGCTTACTTGCTGAGAGCATTACCGAAACAGTTGTATCAAGGCTTTGAAGCGATCGCAGTTCAAATTACGGGAGCGCTGCAACGGTATCGGATGAGTTCCGCATTACAAGTGAAAAGTACGGGTCTGGGATAA
- a CDS encoding hypothetical protein (similar to AA sequence:cyanobase_aa:AM1_D0085) has protein sequence MIDLSQLPSVSAIYRVWHRDRVIYVGQTINLKKRWQTHHILPKLLSKYGTDWTIDWVEIAPSNLNRAEAFAYRFFKPELNQKNPSELLGLDSSLANPS, from the coding sequence ATGATTGATTTATCTCAACTTCCTTCAGTGAGCGCAATTTATCGAGTATGGCATCGCGATCGCGTGATCTATGTAGGTCAGACGATCAACCTGAAAAAACGCTGGCAGACCCATCACATTCTTCCTAAGCTTCTCTCAAAGTATGGAACGGACTGGACGATCGATTGGGTGGAAATTGCACCGTCGAACTTAAATCGCGCTGAAGCATTCGCCTACCGTTTTTTCAAGCCAGAACTCAATCAGAAAAATCCATCCGAATTACTGGGTCTTGACTCATCCCTAGCGAATCCCAGCTAA
- a CDS encoding hypothetical protein (Protein of unknown function UPF0047;~similar to AA sequence:cyanobase_aa:RPA0263): protein MRREFKLETRSKTQIIDITPQVQEAVTASGILEGACTIYVPHTTAAVLIQENADPNVHIDLLDALDRLVPKDLPYLHQTVNKNAPSHIKGALIGESKTVFIGDGKLLLGQYQSIHVCEFDGPRSRQIWLRIVSD, encoded by the coding sequence ATGCGGCGGGAGTTCAAGCTAGAAACACGATCAAAAACGCAGATTATCGATATCACTCCACAAGTTCAAGAGGCAGTAACGGCAAGTGGCATTTTAGAAGGTGCTTGTACGATTTACGTTCCCCATACGACTGCTGCGGTTTTGATTCAGGAGAATGCTGATCCAAATGTGCATATTGATCTGCTGGATGCCCTCGATCGCTTAGTTCCCAAAGATCTGCCTTATCTGCATCAAACCGTGAATAAGAATGCGCCTTCTCACATCAAAGGAGCCTTGATCGGGGAATCGAAAACAGTGTTTATCGGAGATGGGAAGCTATTACTAGGGCAGTATCAATCGATTCATGTGTGTGAATTTGATGGACCTCGATCGCGCCAAATCTGGCTCCGAATTGTTTCAGACTAA
- a CDS encoding hypothetical protein (hypothetical protein CRD_00708;~similar to AA sequence:cyanobase_aa:LBDG_17760) → MASDLNRGIMKFDGADSPIAIATSATLILGSIAVLIFWALKSAYLLG, encoded by the coding sequence ATGGCATCAGATCTGAATCGCGGAATTATGAAATTTGATGGTGCAGATAGTCCGATCGCAATTGCGACTTCTGCCACGCTAATTTTAGGAAGCATTGCAGTCCTGATTTTCTGGGCACTGAAATCTGCATATCTGCTGGGTTAG
- a CDS encoding putative diguanylate phosphodiesterase with response regulator receiver modulation (similar to AA sequence:cyanobase_aa:LBDG_55670), translated as MSSVLVIEDDPEILENIEEILELQSYETLTTSSSLAGLQLAKEALPSLVICDVVMPELDGYGVLNELRQQEETSTIPFIFLTGRSERADIRMGMELGADDYLTKPFTQEELIGAVQSCLNKYDRLSRQHEAQIQESQSIEKQLQTAQELAEMNSVLLQKLSQGLRHPVSNITIATYMLKQNLSSKDFDRYIAILEEECARSTSLLNEVSGLQEYLNPAKINLLRGKLKVRIPL; from the coding sequence ATGAGCAGTGTTTTGGTAATCGAAGACGATCCAGAAATTCTAGAGAACATTGAGGAGATTCTAGAGCTACAGAGCTACGAGACATTGACGACCAGTAGCAGTCTGGCAGGGTTGCAGTTAGCGAAAGAAGCGCTTCCCAGCTTGGTGATTTGTGATGTCGTCATGCCCGAACTCGATGGCTATGGCGTTCTCAATGAATTGCGGCAACAAGAAGAAACCTCTACAATTCCATTCATTTTCCTAACCGGACGCTCTGAGCGGGCTGACATCCGAATGGGAATGGAACTGGGAGCCGATGACTATCTCACCAAACCCTTTACTCAAGAGGAACTGATCGGTGCAGTGCAAAGCTGCTTGAACAAATACGATCGCTTATCTCGTCAGCACGAAGCGCAAATTCAAGAATCCCAGTCGATCGAGAAACAACTCCAAACCGCTCAAGAACTGGCAGAGATGAACAGCGTTTTGCTGCAAAAACTCTCTCAAGGCTTGCGGCATCCTGTCTCGAACATTACGATCGCGACCTACATGCTGAAGCAGAATCTATCGAGCAAAGACTTCGATCGTTACATCGCAATTCTGGAAGAAGAATGTGCCCGCAGTACTTCTCTTTTGAATGAAGTCTCTGGTTTGCAGGAATATCTCAATCCTGCCAAAATCAATCTGCTCCGAGGCAAGCTCAAAGTCCGAATTCCGCTCTAA
- a CDS encoding hypothetical protein (similar to AA sequence:cyanobase_aa:MAE20380), whose protein sequence is MAGLFEILDQIKARPGMYLGNPSVENLFMFLVGYKTARRELGIEPTEEELKFYGDFQPWLQEKFNIRTNNSWAALIQFHSVNQKEAFDRFFHLLDEFHQVNQPENYNSPIPNESEKLKIS, encoded by the coding sequence ATGGCTGGACTGTTTGAGATTTTAGATCAGATCAAAGCGCGACCAGGAATGTATCTTGGCAACCCTTCGGTTGAAAATCTTTTTATGTTTCTGGTTGGCTACAAAACTGCAAGACGAGAGCTTGGCATTGAGCCGACTGAGGAAGAACTCAAGTTTTATGGAGACTTTCAGCCCTGGTTACAAGAGAAATTTAACATCAGAACCAACAACTCGTGGGCAGCCTTGATTCAATTCCATTCGGTAAATCAGAAAGAGGCATTCGATCGATTTTTTCATCTTCTAGATGAGTTTCACCAGGTCAATCAACCGGAGAACTATAACTCTCCCATACCAAACGAATCGGAGAAGTTAAAGATTAGTTGA
- a CDS encoding hypothetical protein (similar to AA sequence:cyanobase_aa:NIES39_A04600) — translation MSVVILDRVLEASELTEEELLREIVLMLFQQKKISIGTASTLL, via the coding sequence ATGAGTGTTGTGATTCTCGATCGAGTCTTGGAAGCCTCTGAATTAACAGAAGAGGAATTATTACGAGAAATCGTGTTAATGCTGTTTCAACAGAAAAAAATCAGTATCGGGACAGCCAGTACTCTCTTATAG
- a CDS encoding single-stranded nucleic acid binding R3H (similar to AA sequence:cyanobase_aa:LBDG_04470), which translates to MAEYSPVPFAQSDFSQSPDPEMTATDENRMQTTDDLTKLLEILPTHLRDRLLQHPQLDRLVEVVMDLGRFPEARFPGKAEYLSDTPITKEDLAESTRKVGDFGGDNRAGIEKTLHRISAIRNRRGEVIGLTCRVGRAIFGTIGMIRDLVESGRSILMLGRPGVGKTTALREIARVLADELDKRVVIIDTSNEIAGDGDVPHPAIGRARRMQVARPELQHQVMIEAVENHMPEVIVIDEIGTELEALAARTIAERGVQLVGTAHGNKLENLIKNPTLSDLVGGIQSVTLGDDEARRRGTQKSVLERKAPPTFDIAVEMTERQKWVVHEEVSDTIDILLRGRQPNPQTRATDDEGNVTITHETPQAPEPRTRPQAVPEIGNFFASQPRGWRSSGRMKAVSSQSNVRALTPEQQSFERMLDESLGRSFDAIESNSFPGPNGEELPLHLYPYGVSRQQLDQVIQTLNLPVLLTKDMEGADAVLALRSHVKNHAKLRHLAKTRQIPIHTVKSNSVPQIAIALRRVLNMDEPGAPGEAELSLIVRGDNEDEIEALEEARLAVEQIVIPKGQPVELLPRSATVRKMQHELVEHYRLKSRSFGEEPNRRLRIYPA; encoded by the coding sequence ATGGCAGAATACAGTCCCGTTCCTTTCGCTCAGTCCGATTTCAGTCAGTCACCTGACCCCGAAATGACCGCTACAGATGAAAACCGGATGCAAACTACTGACGATTTAACGAAACTTTTAGAAATTCTTCCGACTCATTTACGCGATCGCTTACTGCAACATCCCCAACTCGATCGCTTAGTCGAAGTCGTGATGGACTTGGGACGCTTCCCCGAAGCTCGTTTCCCAGGCAAAGCTGAATATCTGTCAGATACACCGATTACGAAAGAAGATCTGGCAGAAAGTACGAGAAAAGTTGGCGATTTTGGTGGTGATAATCGTGCAGGGATTGAGAAAACCTTGCACCGGATTAGTGCAATTCGGAACCGTCGTGGGGAAGTGATTGGACTCACCTGCCGTGTGGGACGGGCGATTTTTGGCACGATCGGCATGATTCGCGATCTGGTTGAAAGTGGTCGATCAATTCTCATGCTGGGTCGTCCGGGTGTGGGTAAAACAACTGCTCTGCGGGAAATTGCGCGGGTGTTGGCGGATGAACTCGATAAGCGAGTTGTGATTATCGACACTTCTAATGAAATTGCAGGTGATGGAGATGTGCCGCATCCCGCGATCGGTCGTGCCCGTCGAATGCAGGTGGCTCGTCCTGAACTGCAACATCAGGTCATGATTGAAGCGGTCGAAAATCACATGCCGGAAGTGATTGTGATTGATGAGATTGGAACCGAGTTGGAAGCACTTGCCGCAAGAACGATCGCAGAACGGGGTGTGCAACTGGTCGGAACCGCTCACGGGAACAAGTTGGAGAACTTGATCAAGAACCCGACGCTTTCAGATTTGGTTGGGGGAATTCAATCGGTCACACTGGGTGATGATGAAGCTCGGAGACGTGGAACGCAGAAGAGTGTTCTCGAACGGAAAGCGCCACCGACGTTTGATATTGCTGTAGAAATGACGGAGCGGCAGAAATGGGTCGTGCATGAAGAAGTGTCCGATACGATCGACATTCTTCTGCGCGGTAGACAGCCGAATCCGCAAACCCGCGCCACCGATGACGAAGGCAATGTCACGATCACGCATGAAACGCCGCAAGCGCCTGAACCTCGGACTCGTCCACAAGCGGTTCCTGAGATTGGAAATTTTTTCGCCAGTCAGCCGCGAGGATGGCGATCGTCAGGTCGAATGAAAGCGGTTTCCAGTCAGAGTAATGTCCGCGCTTTGACTCCTGAACAGCAATCGTTTGAAAGAATGCTCGATGAGTCGCTAGGACGGAGTTTTGATGCGATTGAATCGAACTCTTTCCCTGGTCCAAACGGTGAAGAGTTACCGCTGCATCTCTATCCGTATGGAGTCAGTCGGCAGCAACTTGATCAGGTGATTCAAACGCTGAATCTGCCTGTGTTGTTGACGAAAGATATGGAGGGAGCCGATGCAGTATTGGCACTACGATCGCACGTCAAAAACCATGCAAAATTGCGGCATTTGGCAAAAACTCGTCAGATTCCGATTCATACCGTGAAATCGAATAGCGTTCCTCAAATTGCGATCGCGCTCAGGCGGGTGTTGAACATGGATGAACCCGGTGCACCCGGTGAAGCTGAATTGAGTCTGATTGTTCGAGGGGACAATGAGGACGAGATTGAAGCACTCGAAGAGGCAAGACTCGCGGTTGAACAGATTGTGATTCCGAAAGGTCAGCCCGTTGAATTGCTTCCTCGATCAGCAACGGTGCGAAAGATGCAGCACGAATTAGTGGAGCATTATCGTCTGAAGTCGCGTAGTTTCGGCGAGGAACCGAATCGACGATTGCGGATTTATCCTGCATAG
- a CDS encoding 4Fe-4S ferredoxin (similar to AA sequence:cyanobase_aa:LBDG_04460) has product MDFYSPRRSLQQGHWFKLICGASFQHLPAIRTLALVYALAGADCIDVAADPAIVSTAREALAIANQLSDEARDRGCNPSLPWLMVSLNDGEDPHFRKAEFDPAVCPSDCSRPCESVCPAQAINRSGVIDDRCYGCGRCVPICPIEQIATRSYVYAPEMISPMLLQAGIDAIELHTQVGRIEDFRRLWNSIAPWVDRLKLIAISCPDGDGLIEYLWSLYELIQPLPCELIWQTDGRPMSGDIGDGATRACVKLGEKVLATDIPGYIQLAGGTNRHTVPKLEALGMLHNRDRTSVSRWVSGIAYGSYARSLLLPVLNQLEAMEMMPLTCRSTVLIETVPDLLWQAVELAAPLVGQIKSPNRMLQVI; this is encoded by the coding sequence ATGGATTTTTATTCGCCCCGACGATCGCTACAACAAGGACACTGGTTCAAACTCATTTGCGGAGCCAGTTTCCAACATCTCCCCGCCATTCGCACCCTCGCTTTGGTGTATGCGCTTGCTGGGGCAGATTGTATTGATGTTGCCGCCGATCCAGCCATCGTCTCCACCGCACGAGAAGCGTTAGCGATCGCGAATCAGTTATCGGATGAAGCCCGCGATCGCGGTTGCAATCCTTCGCTTCCGTGGCTCATGGTCAGCCTCAATGACGGTGAAGACCCACACTTTCGGAAAGCCGAGTTTGATCCAGCAGTCTGTCCTTCGGATTGCTCAAGACCTTGTGAATCGGTATGTCCGGCGCAGGCGATTAATCGATCTGGAGTGATTGACGATCGCTGTTATGGCTGTGGTCGGTGTGTGCCAATTTGCCCGATCGAACAGATTGCAACTCGTTCTTATGTGTATGCACCGGAAATGATTTCACCGATGCTGCTACAGGCGGGAATTGATGCGATCGAACTGCATACGCAAGTGGGGCGAATCGAGGATTTTCGCAGACTGTGGAACTCGATCGCGCCTTGGGTCGATCGATTAAAACTCATTGCAATTAGCTGCCCGGATGGAGACGGATTGATTGAATACCTGTGGTCACTGTACGAATTGATTCAGCCGTTGCCTTGTGAATTGATTTGGCAGACGGATGGCAGACCGATGAGCGGGGACATTGGAGACGGAGCCACTCGCGCTTGTGTGAAATTGGGTGAAAAAGTTCTCGCTACAGACATACCCGGATATATTCAACTCGCAGGAGGAACAAATCGCCATACTGTACCAAAGTTAGAAGCACTCGGAATGTTGCACAATAGAGATAGAACATCCGTTTCGAGGTGGGTTTCTGGAATTGCTTACGGGAGTTACGCTCGGAGTCTACTGTTACCCGTTCTGAATCAGTTAGAAGCGATGGAGATGATGCCCTTGACCTGTCGATCGACCGTTTTAATCGAAACCGTTCCGGATCTGCTCTGGCAAGCCGTTGAACTGGCTGCCCCGCTTGTTGGTCAAATTAAATCACCAAATCGTATGCTACAGGTGATTTAA
- a CDS encoding unknown protein (similar to AA sequence:cyanobase_aa:all4040), with amino-acid sequence MQKTSLFPILYKKGMGYINQVEEIVIEPRNWLACPFVENLARVKVEERWGFIDQAGRFVISLQDFTSVNDFCEGLALVAKDGRYGYIDRHGHLVVSPQFDFADDFSEGLAVVQVDQLWGYIDSSGQFAIAPRFQGACDFRQGLARVVDNHGWHFINRAGEIAIPSQFDFVRDFSEGFAAIKKQNRWGFINQTGQLVIALAFDEAWNFSEGLARVRVGQKWGYIDSFGDFQIPPQFEQAREFAEGLAVGKVRERWGYINSSGEFVIAPTFRNAESFSGGLAKVALGSSVASAYIDKTGKVITIENVGFWLNLLGSSFVRLSEFSNGFLYRMGIVAFFFWDVLVPCWEAYEWVKKKIRLSGSDKI; translated from the coding sequence ATGCAAAAAACATCTTTATTCCCGATTCTTTACAAAAAGGGAATGGGTTACATCAACCAGGTTGAAGAGATAGTAATTGAGCCGAGAAACTGGCTGGCTTGTCCGTTTGTTGAGAATTTAGCGCGAGTCAAAGTTGAAGAACGCTGGGGATTTATCGATCAGGCTGGACGGTTCGTGATCTCGCTCCAGGACTTCACCTCTGTGAATGACTTCTGTGAAGGGCTGGCGCTAGTTGCGAAGGATGGTAGATATGGATATATCGATCGACATGGACACCTAGTGGTCTCACCTCAATTTGATTTTGCAGATGACTTCTCTGAAGGATTGGCAGTGGTACAAGTTGATCAGCTTTGGGGATACATTGATTCATCCGGTCAGTTTGCGATCGCTCCTCGATTTCAAGGTGCTTGTGATTTTCGACAAGGATTGGCAAGAGTTGTAGATAACCACGGGTGGCATTTCATTAATCGTGCTGGTGAAATTGCTATTCCATCCCAATTTGATTTTGTGCGCGATTTCTCTGAAGGGTTCGCAGCAATTAAGAAACAAAACCGATGGGGCTTTATTAATCAAACTGGGCAACTTGTGATTGCTTTAGCATTTGATGAAGCTTGGAACTTTTCCGAAGGGTTGGCACGAGTTCGAGTTGGGCAAAAATGGGGCTACATTGATTCGTTTGGCGACTTTCAGATTCCGCCTCAATTTGAGCAAGCGCGTGAGTTTGCCGAAGGTTTGGCAGTCGGAAAAGTTCGAGAACGTTGGGGTTACATCAACTCAAGCGGGGAATTTGTTATTGCACCTACGTTTAGAAATGCAGAAAGTTTTTCCGGCGGCTTAGCCAAGGTTGCTTTGGGGTCAAGTGTAGCTTCGGCTTACATTGATAAAACTGGAAAAGTGATTACGATAGAAAACGTTGGTTTCTGGTTAAATTTGCTAGGGTCTAGTTTTGTTCGTCTAAGTGAGTTTAGTAACGGATTTCTTTACAGAATGGGTATAGTCGCATTCTTCTTTTGGGATGTGTTGGTTCCTTGTTGGGAGGCTTATGAGTGGGTTAAGAAAAAGATTAGACTCAGTGGTAGTGACAAAATATGA
- a CDS encoding hypothetical protein (hypothetical protein MicvaDRAFT_2107;~similar to AA sequence:cyanobase_aa:LBDG_46220), translating to MTTEQRDLALRDYQAGKTAFERGDYRQAVTLLERSNALVEPGSRLSGEMQIWLVTAYEAAGQRSEALTLCRKACQHPDLTTRRQGKRLLYILEAPRLKTRPEWLTEIPDLGTIDENESDRDFGRSKFAPTTPRKRPEKKTSIVPEEVDLSQVNTKDNGFIWVALGAGVAIVAGLIWFS from the coding sequence ATGACGACAGAACAGCGTGACCTTGCACTGCGAGACTATCAAGCCGGAAAAACTGCCTTTGAGCGAGGCGACTATCGGCAAGCCGTGACGTTATTAGAGCGATCGAATGCCCTAGTCGAACCGGGTTCTCGATTGAGCGGCGAGATGCAAATTTGGCTGGTGACTGCCTACGAAGCCGCAGGACAGCGATCAGAAGCCTTAACCCTGTGCCGTAAAGCCTGTCAGCACCCCGATTTGACCACCCGCAGACAGGGAAAACGACTGTTATACATTCTCGAAGCGCCTCGGTTAAAAACGCGCCCTGAATGGCTCACAGAGATTCCAGATTTAGGCACGATCGACGAAAACGAATCCGATCGCGATTTTGGTCGATCGAAGTTTGCTCCAACGACTCCGCGAAAACGACCTGAAAAGAAAACCTCGATCGTGCCTGAAGAAGTCGATTTGAGTCAAGTGAACACCAAAGACAATGGATTTATCTGGGTGGCGCTCGGAGCGGGAGTTGCGATCGTTGCTGGATTAATTTGGTTCAGTTAG
- a CDS encoding hypothetical protein (similar to AA sequence:cyanobase_aa:Cyan7425_1631): MSELSTEEIYREIGEIIDQFNLYECAECAEAILKWLNMQGIERKLIRLRTKYREDFIISDRLTRLGIEDSITKNGTHYGISVRGQVFDNLSTKGLSLENWLKDFHCPSEAFIVEELDGFSKPFEAQ; the protein is encoded by the coding sequence GTGAGCGAGTTATCCACAGAAGAGATCTATCGAGAAATTGGCGAAATTATCGATCAGTTCAATCTCTATGAATGTGCTGAGTGTGCTGAAGCCATTTTAAAGTGGTTGAATATGCAGGGAATTGAAAGAAAGTTAATTCGCTTAAGAACTAAGTACAGAGAAGATTTTATTATTAGCGATCGCCTAACCCGACTTGGAATTGAAGACTCAATCACAAAAAATGGCACTCACTATGGCATTAGCGTTCGAGGACAAGTATTTGATAACTTATCGACGAAGGGACTGTCATTAGAAAACTGGCTCAAAGACTTTCACTGCCCAAGTGAAGCGTTTATCGTTGAAGAACTTGATGGCTTTAGCAAACCGTTTGAAGCACAGTAG
- a CDS encoding aminotransferase, classes I and II superfamily (similar to AA sequence:cyanobase_aa:LBDG_47880), whose product MLEFIRSDLAQFAAYNTQHTDNAHLDHPDRLDVNENPYDLPEELKQKLAWTWQTQIESNRYPDGGYFALKDAIAQYVNETANIAFTNTNISVGNGSDELIRSLLMSTCLNGEGSILVANPTFSMYGILAKTLGIPVISVDRSESDFEIDLTQAQTAIETNPIRVVFVVHPNSPTGNALTEAEIQWLRSLPQNILVVIDEAYFEFSQTTLAGELSAQPNWVILRTFSKAFRLAAHRVGYAIAHPELIEALEKMRLPFNLPSFSIAAARLALSERHSLLAVVSELLEQRSQLQAQLEQLPNLQIWRSDANFIYARSTQDLAELCDRLRQQGTIIRHTGGGLRITIGTPDENQRMFDRLSTLLKN is encoded by the coding sequence ATGCTTGAGTTCATTCGCTCTGATCTGGCTCAATTTGCGGCATACAACACGCAACACACGGATAATGCTCATCTCGATCACCCCGATCGATTAGATGTGAACGAAAATCCGTATGATCTGCCCGAAGAACTCAAGCAAAAACTCGCCTGGACTTGGCAAACTCAAATCGAGTCGAATCGATATCCAGATGGTGGATATTTCGCGCTGAAAGATGCGATCGCGCAATACGTTAATGAAACAGCGAATATAGCATTTACCAACACGAATATTTCAGTCGGCAACGGATCGGATGAATTGATTCGATCGCTCTTAATGTCCACTTGCCTGAATGGAGAAGGTTCGATTCTAGTCGCGAATCCGACGTTTTCAATGTACGGAATTTTGGCGAAAACATTAGGGATTCCGGTGATTAGTGTCGATCGCTCAGAAAGCGATTTTGAGATTGACTTAACGCAGGCGCAAACTGCAATTGAAACAAATCCGATTCGAGTTGTTTTTGTTGTGCATCCGAATTCGCCCACTGGAAACGCACTGACAGAAGCAGAAATTCAATGGTTGCGAAGCTTGCCGCAGAATATCTTAGTCGTGATTGATGAAGCGTATTTCGAGTTTAGTCAGACGACTCTAGCAGGAGAACTATCAGCGCAACCAAATTGGGTAATTTTGCGAACGTTCTCTAAAGCGTTTCGGTTAGCGGCACATCGAGTTGGATATGCGATCGCTCATCCTGAACTCATCGAAGCGTTGGAAAAAATGCGCTTGCCGTTTAACTTACCAAGTTTCTCGATCGCCGCTGCTCGTCTAGCGTTATCAGAACGGCATTCTCTTTTGGCAGTTGTCTCTGAATTGTTGGAACAGCGATCGCAGCTTCAAGCTCAATTAGAACAGCTTCCGAATTTGCAGATTTGGCGGAGTGATGCCAATTTTATCTATGCTCGATCAACCCAGGATTTAGCTGAATTGTGCGATCGACTGAGACAGCAAGGCACGATTATTCGGCACACCGGGGGCGGATTGAGAATTACGATCGGGACACCTGACGAAAATCAGCGAATGTTCGATCGGCTTTCTACTCTACTTAAAAACTAA